The Rhodococcus triatomae genome includes a window with the following:
- a CDS encoding phytoene desaturase family protein — protein sequence MSVSRTTDVVVIGSGHNALVAACYLAEAGRDVTVLERDTVAGGAVSTVERFPGHQVDRGSSAHIMIRHTGIIEELDLAAHGLRYLDCDPWAFAPSPPGDERPGIVFHRSLDATCRSIEQSCGTRDADAYHRFVDVWGPRSARVMRAFSAPPSGGHLFASFWGLEADGGNLDLSRQFLAPGDALLDEYFDDERLKAALAWFGAQSGPPMSEPGTAPMVGFAALMHTLPPGRAVGGSGALTSALRAKLAATLGHDAVTLGDGAVSMRPEGSGWVVTTESGRRLRSHAVVAGCHVLTTLELLERGGYSREVLDGWRRRIRVGPGIGMVLRLATSDLPHYPSAPTPTDATTGLQLLVDDRARLRTAHAAALAGELPPRPAVLGMSFSGIDPTISPPGEHQVTLWSQWHPHRVAGHRSWADLGESEADRIVAEMDRFAPGFSGSVRQRHVQTPVEIEREMGLIGGNVMHVEMTLDQMMMWRPVPELAGQRVPHAPGLYLTGASTHPGGGVSGASGRSAARLVLDESRLLRRAWGLLRRRGR from the coding sequence ATGAGCGTGAGCCGCACGACCGACGTGGTGGTGATCGGCTCCGGACACAACGCACTGGTGGCGGCCTGCTATCTGGCCGAAGCCGGGCGTGACGTCACGGTGCTCGAACGCGACACCGTCGCCGGCGGCGCGGTCTCGACCGTCGAACGATTCCCCGGCCATCAGGTGGACCGTGGGTCGTCGGCGCACATCATGATCCGGCACACCGGCATCATCGAGGAACTCGATCTCGCCGCACACGGACTGCGCTACCTCGACTGTGACCCGTGGGCATTCGCCCCGAGCCCTCCCGGCGACGAGCGCCCGGGCATCGTCTTCCACCGCAGCCTCGACGCCACCTGCCGCTCCATCGAACAGTCCTGCGGTACCCGGGACGCGGACGCGTACCACCGCTTCGTCGACGTGTGGGGCCCACGGAGCGCACGGGTGATGCGCGCCTTCTCCGCCCCTCCGAGCGGCGGGCACCTGTTCGCCTCGTTCTGGGGGCTCGAGGCCGACGGGGGGAATCTCGATCTGTCCCGCCAATTCCTCGCCCCCGGTGACGCCCTCCTCGACGAGTACTTCGACGACGAGCGACTCAAGGCCGCGCTCGCCTGGTTCGGCGCCCAGTCCGGGCCGCCGATGTCCGAGCCGGGAACCGCCCCGATGGTGGGGTTCGCCGCACTCATGCACACCCTGCCGCCCGGTCGGGCCGTCGGCGGCAGCGGGGCACTGACGAGCGCACTGAGGGCGAAGCTCGCCGCCACACTCGGCCACGATGCCGTCACGCTCGGCGACGGAGCCGTCTCGATGCGCCCGGAGGGCAGCGGCTGGGTCGTGACGACCGAGTCCGGACGCCGGCTCCGCTCGCACGCCGTGGTGGCGGGCTGCCACGTGTTGACCACCCTCGAACTCCTCGAACGCGGCGGCTACTCCCGCGAGGTGCTCGACGGTTGGCGTCGCCGGATCCGGGTCGGGCCGGGAATCGGGATGGTGCTCAGGCTCGCCACCTCCGACCTTCCGCACTATCCGAGCGCGCCGACTCCCACGGATGCGACGACGGGCCTACAACTCCTGGTCGACGACCGAGCCCGACTACGGACCGCCCACGCCGCCGCGCTCGCCGGCGAACTCCCCCCTCGTCCGGCCGTGCTGGGTATGAGCTTCAGCGGAATCGACCCGACGATCAGCCCACCGGGTGAGCATCAGGTGACGTTGTGGTCGCAGTGGCATCCCCACCGGGTCGCGGGGCACCGGTCCTGGGCCGACCTCGGCGAATCCGAGGCCGATCGGATCGTCGCCGAGATGGATCGGTTCGCGCCGGGCTTCTCCGGATCGGTACGGCAGCGTCACGTACAGACCCCGGTGGAGATCGAACGGGAGATGGGGCTCATCGGCGGAAACGTCATGCACGTGGAGATGACGCTCGACCAGATGATGATGTGGCGGCCCGTCCCGGAACTCGCCGGGCAGCGCGTCCCCCACGCCCCGGGGCTCTACCTGACCGGCGCTTCGACCCATCCTGGCGGCGGCGTCTCCGGGGCCAGCGGGCGGAGCGCAGCACGCCTGGTCCTGGACGAGTCCCGGCTGTTGCGCCGGGCCTGGGGCCTGCTGCGCCGCCGGGGGCGCTGA
- a CDS encoding peptidoglycan D,D-transpeptidase FtsI family protein: protein MVRQPPLRRPASRPRRPADGGAASFPFRNRIARIVMIVALILAAGKLFHIQAIDAPRLSAEAAGQRTTTMVDPALRGPIVDREGRPIAFTMEAKALTFQPVRVRKELEEARAEDPDEPEVDERLEEIAEAIHDALGDAAPEKDLLEKLKSDDTFVYLARNVEPVIASAIGDEFREVGLERQDVRQYPGGSLAANLVGATGWDGHGLLGLEDALDSTLAGTDGSQTYDRGSDGAIIPGSWRDKQPAVDGSGVELTIDSDLQYYVQQQVQLAKDRSGAEDASAVVLDARSGEVLAMSNDGTFNPAIGVGNNPRDAEMGNLAVSTPFEPGSVNKIITAAAAIEYGLTSPDEVLQVPGTIQMSGVTVKDAWDHGVVPYTTTGIFGKSSNVGTLMLAERVGEDRYADMLSRFGLGQRAEVGLPGESAGSVPPRDQWSGGTFANLPIGQGLSMTLLQMTGIYQAVANDGLRVPPRIVRATVDADGTRTETERPEPVEVVSEQTASTVRDMFRSVTQNDPTGVQQGTGAAAGIEGYQISGKTGTAQQVDPACRCYSNSRYWITFAGIAPSDDPRYVIGIMLNAPSRSSDGSGGQSAAPLFHDIASWLLQRDSVPMSPDPGSRLVLQAD, encoded by the coding sequence GTGGTTCGCCAACCTCCGCTCCGCCGCCCGGCGAGCCGGCCCCGCCGTCCTGCCGACGGCGGCGCCGCCTCGTTCCCGTTCCGGAACCGGATAGCCCGCATCGTCATGATCGTCGCGCTGATCCTCGCTGCCGGGAAGTTGTTCCACATCCAGGCGATCGATGCACCGCGCCTGTCCGCGGAGGCGGCCGGCCAGCGGACCACGACGATGGTCGATCCGGCCTTGCGTGGGCCGATCGTCGACCGTGAGGGTCGACCGATCGCGTTCACGATGGAGGCGAAGGCCCTCACGTTCCAACCCGTGCGGGTGCGCAAGGAACTCGAGGAGGCCCGCGCCGAGGACCCGGACGAGCCGGAGGTCGACGAGCGGCTCGAGGAGATCGCGGAGGCGATCCACGATGCGCTCGGCGATGCGGCGCCGGAGAAGGACCTGCTCGAGAAGTTGAAGAGCGACGACACGTTCGTCTATCTCGCGCGCAACGTCGAGCCGGTGATCGCCTCGGCGATCGGGGACGAGTTCCGCGAGGTCGGTCTCGAGCGGCAGGACGTGCGGCAGTACCCGGGAGGTTCTCTCGCGGCGAACCTGGTCGGCGCCACCGGGTGGGACGGTCACGGCCTGCTCGGGCTCGAGGACGCACTCGATTCGACGCTCGCGGGCACGGACGGCTCGCAGACGTACGACCGCGGGTCGGACGGGGCGATCATCCCGGGCAGCTGGCGGGACAAGCAGCCGGCCGTGGACGGGTCCGGGGTGGAGCTCACGATCGACAGCGATCTCCAGTACTACGTCCAGCAGCAGGTTCAGCTGGCGAAGGACCGGTCCGGCGCGGAGGACGCGTCGGCCGTCGTGCTCGACGCCCGTTCCGGTGAGGTGCTGGCGATGTCGAACGACGGTACGTTCAATCCGGCGATCGGGGTGGGCAACAACCCCCGCGATGCCGAGATGGGGAACCTCGCGGTGAGCACCCCGTTCGAGCCGGGTTCGGTGAACAAGATCATCACGGCGGCGGCGGCGATCGAGTACGGGCTGACCTCCCCGGACGAGGTGCTCCAGGTCCCGGGCACGATCCAGATGTCGGGTGTGACCGTCAAGGACGCCTGGGACCACGGTGTCGTGCCGTACACCACGACGGGCATTTTCGGGAAGTCGTCCAACGTCGGCACCCTCATGCTCGCCGAGCGCGTGGGCGAGGACAGGTACGCGGACATGCTGAGCCGTTTCGGGCTCGGCCAGCGTGCCGAGGTCGGGCTTCCCGGCGAGAGTGCGGGCAGTGTTCCTCCCCGTGACCAGTGGTCGGGGGGAACGTTCGCGAACCTCCCGATCGGCCAGGGCCTGTCGATGACGTTGCTCCAGATGACCGGGATCTACCAGGCCGTTGCCAACGACGGACTGCGGGTTCCGCCGCGGATCGTGCGGGCCACCGTGGACGCGGACGGCACTCGCACCGAGACGGAACGGCCGGAACCGGTCGAGGTCGTGAGCGAGCAGACGGCATCGACGGTGCGGGACATGTTCCGGTCGGTGACCCAGAACGATCCGACGGGGGTACAGCAGGGGACCGGTGCGGCAGCCGGGATCGAGGGGTACCAGATCAGTGGCAAGACGGGCACCGCGCAGCAGGTGGATCCGGCGTGCCGGTGCTACTCCAACTCCCGCTACTGGATCACCTTCGCCGGGATCGCCCCCTCGGACGATCCCCGGTACGTGATCGGCATCATGCTCAATGCGCCGTCGCGGAGTTCGGACGGTTCCGGCGGGCAGTCCGCGGCGCCACTGTTCCACGACATCGCGTCGTGGCTGCTCCAACGGGACAGCGTGCCGATGTCGCCTGATCCGGGTAGCAGGCTGGTGCTGCAAGCAGACTGA
- the metF gene encoding methylenetetrahydrofolate reductase [NAD(P)H], with product MNFDAVRGRASDGWVTSTPSVIDRLRTRDSGRVPFSVEFSPPRDEAAEARLWRAVRVFERLGPSFVSMTYGAGGSTRDRTVRVTGDLAEETTLLPVAHLTAVSHSVDELRSMVGAYADRGISNILVLRGDPPGDPLGEWVKHPDGVEYAEDLVRLVRDLGDFHVGVASFPEGHYRAPDLAHDTRYLVSKLRAGAEYSITQMFFDVEQYLRLRDRVAAFDPIEGAKPIIPEIMPITSLRSVRRMVELSGSSLPPDLERRLANAAGDGPEENRAAVREIGIDMATEMCERLVAEGAPGLHFITLNFARATAEVLERLGDKIGSAVPAGSVPEVPARAVS from the coding sequence GTGAATTTCGATGCCGTCAGGGGACGGGCCAGCGACGGATGGGTCACCAGCACGCCCTCCGTGATCGACCGACTGCGCACACGCGACAGCGGCCGGGTGCCGTTCTCCGTGGAGTTCTCACCGCCTCGGGACGAGGCGGCCGAGGCTCGGCTCTGGCGCGCCGTCCGGGTGTTCGAGCGGCTCGGCCCGTCCTTCGTGTCGATGACCTACGGCGCCGGAGGATCCACCCGCGATCGCACGGTCCGGGTCACCGGTGATCTCGCCGAGGAGACGACCCTCCTTCCCGTCGCGCACCTCACGGCGGTCTCACACAGCGTGGACGAACTGCGTTCGATGGTCGGCGCCTATGCCGACCGCGGCATCAGCAACATCCTGGTCCTGCGGGGTGACCCACCGGGCGATCCGCTCGGGGAGTGGGTCAAGCATCCCGACGGTGTCGAGTACGCCGAGGATCTCGTTCGGCTGGTCCGCGACCTCGGCGACTTCCACGTCGGCGTCGCGTCGTTCCCGGAAGGGCACTATCGCGCCCCCGACCTCGCCCACGACACCAGGTACCTGGTGTCCAAGCTCCGTGCGGGCGCTGAGTACTCGATCACCCAGATGTTCTTCGACGTCGAGCAGTACCTGCGGCTCCGCGATCGGGTCGCCGCATTCGACCCGATCGAGGGCGCGAAGCCGATCATTCCCGAGATCATGCCGATCACCTCGCTGCGCTCGGTCCGGCGGATGGTGGAACTCTCCGGTTCGAGCCTGCCGCCGGATCTCGAGCGCCGGCTGGCGAACGCTGCCGGCGACGGCCCGGAGGAGAACCGCGCCGCGGTCCGCGAGATCGGCATCGACATGGCCACCGAGATGTGCGAGCGGCTGGTCGCCGAGGGAGCGCCGGGGCTGCACTTCATCACGCTCAACTTCGCGCGGGCGACCGCCGAGGTCCTGGAGAGGCTGGGCGACAAGATCGGTTCGGCGGTGCCGGCCGGGTCGGTGCCCGAGGTTCCTGCGCGCGCGGTGAGCTGA
- a CDS encoding LppM family (lipo)protein → MTIVHLSSLLSRSAGRAPSAETNAASRSRVRRIVSVATLGLLLVPVLTGCLRVQVSMGVSADDRVSGQIVAAAVPTSEDDLGPQLTPPSSLADKIRVQEYRKDGYVGSQAFFSDLTFGDVGQLGSMSEQTSGTLQVSLRRSGDLVSLEARADLENVPSQGSDVQFTIAFPTRVATTNGNREGDSIVSWRLPPGEVSTLRAQVRYPDPSTRSFAGWAGIVGGISLGVAVVVGALAWMARSRELRVGSGRSHDGGGNHDAGD, encoded by the coding sequence ATGACGATCGTGCACCTGTCATCCCTGCTGTCCCGGTCCGCCGGCCGTGCCCCGTCCGCGGAGACGAATGCGGCGTCCCGGTCCCGCGTCCGTCGCATCGTGTCGGTGGCGACTCTCGGTCTCCTGCTCGTACCCGTACTCACCGGGTGCCTGCGCGTCCAGGTGTCGATGGGTGTCTCCGCGGACGACCGGGTGTCCGGTCAGATCGTCGCGGCCGCGGTGCCCACGAGTGAGGACGACCTCGGACCGCAGCTGACCCCGCCGAGTTCACTCGCGGACAAGATCCGGGTACAGGAGTACCGGAAGGACGGATACGTCGGCAGCCAGGCATTCTTCTCGGATCTCACGTTCGGCGACGTCGGTCAGTTGGGGTCGATGTCGGAGCAGACCAGCGGCACCCTCCAGGTGTCCCTGCGTCGCAGCGGCGACCTGGTGTCCCTCGAGGCGCGGGCCGACCTGGAGAACGTCCCGAGTCAGGGCTCGGACGTCCAGTTCACGATCGCGTTCCCCACCCGCGTGGCCACCACGAACGGAAATCGCGAGGGCGATTCCATCGTCTCGTGGCGGCTCCCGCCCGGGGAGGTCAGCACGCTGCGCGCGCAGGTGCGCTATCCCGATCCCAGCACCAGGAGCTTCGCCGGGTGGGCGGGCATCGTCGGAGGAATCAGTCTCGGTGTGGCCGTCGTCGTCGGCGCCCTGGCCTGGATGGCCCGCAGCCGCGAACTCCGCGTCGGCAGTGGCCGGAGCCACGACGGCGGCGGCAACCACGACGCAGGAGACTGA
- a CDS encoding GNAT family N-acetyltransferase, protein MRTVATNAHSTPTAVELSPAEFRSHLDEALAVYVAAMGYPRGTEFHRAPMWTEHMHRPGWRCVGAFDVGANRGTESARELVGVAYGYHGAPRQWWYQQVGTGLRRSGWNPGQIHGLLDDYFELTELHVRPDAQGQQIGEALLRLLLADRSEGAVLLSTPEVSGEDNRAWRLYRRFGFQDVLRHFRFTGDARPFAVLGRGLPLPGAVDDAAPR, encoded by the coding sequence GTGAGGACGGTCGCTACCAACGCTCACTCGACCCCCACCGCCGTCGAACTCTCCCCCGCTGAGTTCCGCAGCCATCTCGACGAGGCTCTGGCGGTGTACGTCGCGGCCATGGGCTATCCGCGCGGCACCGAGTTCCATCGCGCACCCATGTGGACCGAGCACATGCACCGCCCCGGGTGGCGATGCGTCGGTGCCTTCGATGTCGGAGCGAACCGCGGAACGGAGTCCGCACGGGAACTGGTGGGCGTCGCCTACGGCTACCACGGCGCACCCCGACAGTGGTGGTATCAGCAGGTCGGCACCGGATTGCGCCGGTCCGGGTGGAACCCGGGCCAGATTCACGGCCTGCTCGACGACTACTTCGAACTCACGGAGTTGCACGTGCGCCCCGACGCACAGGGGCAGCAGATCGGCGAGGCGCTGCTACGCCTGCTGCTGGCCGATCGTTCCGAAGGGGCCGTCCTGCTCTCGACCCCGGAGGTGAGCGGCGAGGACAACCGGGCGTGGCGGCTGTACCGCCGTTTCGGCTTCCAGGACGTCCTGCGCCACTTCCGCTTCACGGGCGACGCCCGCCCGTTCGCCGTACTGGGGCGCGGTCTCCCGCTGCCGGGGGCCGTCGACGACGCCGCACCCCGGTAG
- a CDS encoding UDP-N-acetylmuramoyl-L-alanyl-D-glutamate--2,6-diaminopimelate ligase, producing MSESISSREEPVHVPSSSQPSSTGTPASGLRPENVVRTRLTDLARLVAGRIEFAGPAGAERTEVSVTGIDLRAQDILAGDLFAALPGTRAHGAEFAAQALDRGAVAVLTDADGFDLVARANPERTVPVLVHPSPRQVLGEVSATVYGHPSEKMQVVGITGTSGKTTTSYLVEAALDAGGRHPALVGTIETRIRGRRVPSALTTPEAPQLHALFAVMVEQGIDTVVMEVSSHALALGRVDGVRFDIGAFTNLSQDHLDFHKDLDDYFAAKARLFDGASSVRADTAVVCIDDVWGERMTKVARDGGEKVVTVATHEDHRADGSTGWTAGPSRPLPSGTQSFDLTGPDGASHHAVVQLPGRYNVANASLAVAAAVVLGVDVENAVRGIAEVDVPGRVQRIERGQSFLAVVDYAHKPAAIEAVISTLRGQAAGRVAIVVGAGGDRDTGKRALMGAAAARGADLVVVTDDNPRSEDPAAIRSAVLAGTRDIPGAERAEVREVGDRAQAIADAVAWAKAGDVVLVAGKGHEIGQEIDGVKHPFDDRDVMSAAIDRLVGGGE from the coding sequence ATGTCCGAATCGATTTCGAGCCGAGAGGAGCCGGTGCACGTGCCGTCGAGTTCGCAGCCGTCGTCCACAGGTACCCCCGCCTCGGGGCTTCGGCCCGAGAACGTGGTCCGTACCCGACTGACGGACCTCGCCCGACTCGTCGCCGGACGCATCGAGTTCGCCGGGCCGGCCGGTGCCGAGCGCACCGAGGTGTCGGTCACCGGGATCGATCTGCGAGCGCAGGACATCCTCGCGGGGGATCTGTTCGCGGCACTGCCCGGCACGCGCGCCCACGGCGCCGAGTTCGCGGCGCAGGCGCTCGACCGCGGTGCGGTCGCCGTTCTCACCGACGCGGACGGATTCGACCTGGTGGCCCGGGCGAATCCGGAACGGACCGTGCCCGTGCTCGTCCACCCCTCCCCGCGGCAGGTGCTCGGCGAGGTGTCGGCGACGGTATACGGGCACCCTTCCGAGAAGATGCAGGTCGTGGGGATCACCGGCACGTCCGGGAAGACGACGACGTCGTACCTGGTGGAGGCCGCGCTCGACGCCGGTGGCCGACATCCTGCCCTCGTCGGCACCATCGAGACCCGCATCCGGGGCCGTCGGGTCCCGAGCGCGCTGACCACTCCCGAGGCGCCGCAGCTGCATGCGCTGTTCGCGGTGATGGTCGAACAGGGCATCGACACGGTGGTGATGGAGGTGTCCAGCCACGCCCTCGCGCTGGGCCGCGTGGACGGGGTGCGTTTCGACATCGGGGCGTTCACGAACCTGTCCCAGGACCACCTGGACTTCCACAAGGATCTCGACGACTACTTCGCCGCCAAGGCGCGGCTCTTCGACGGGGCGTCCTCGGTCCGCGCCGACACCGCAGTCGTCTGCATCGACGACGTGTGGGGTGAACGGATGACGAAGGTCGCCCGGGACGGCGGGGAGAAGGTGGTGACCGTGGCGACCCACGAGGACCACCGGGCGGATGGCTCCACGGGATGGACGGCAGGCCCGTCGCGGCCGTTGCCGTCCGGTACCCAGAGCTTCGATCTCACCGGCCCCGACGGTGCCTCCCACCACGCTGTCGTCCAGCTGCCCGGCCGCTACAACGTCGCGAACGCGAGCCTGGCCGTGGCCGCGGCGGTGGTGCTGGGTGTGGACGTCGAGAACGCCGTCCGAGGCATCGCCGAAGTCGACGTGCCCGGCCGGGTCCAGCGCATCGAGCGGGGGCAGAGCTTCCTCGCGGTGGTCGACTACGCACACAAGCCCGCTGCGATCGAGGCGGTCATCTCGACACTGCGCGGCCAGGCCGCCGGCCGGGTTGCGATCGTGGTCGGTGCCGGCGGAGACCGCGATACCGGCAAACGCGCCCTGATGGGGGCGGCTGCCGCGCGCGGTGCCGACCTGGTGGTCGTCACCGACGACAATCCGCGGAGCGAGGATCCGGCCGCGATCCGGTCGGCGGTGCTGGCCGGGACGAGGGACATTCCGGGAGCGGAGCGCGCCGAGGTGCGTGAGGTGGGCGACCGGGCGCAGGCGATCGCGGACGCGGTGGCGTGGGCAAAAGCCGGGGACGTCGTACTCGTCGCCGGTAAGGGACATGAAATCGGTCAGGAGATTGACGGGGTGAAGCACCCATTCGACGATCGGGATGTGATGAGCGCGGCGATAGACCGCCTGGTGGGAGGCGGCGAATGA
- the mraZ gene encoding division/cell wall cluster transcriptional repressor MraZ gives MFLGTYTPKLDDKGRLTLPAKFRDALAGGVMVTKSQDHSLAVYPREEFVALARKAAAASRSDPEARAFVRSLAAGTDEQFPDAQGRITLSAEHRRYASLAKNCVVTGSVDFLEIWDLDAWENYVAENEENYSQATGAGIGDIV, from the coding sequence ATGTTCCTCGGTACCTACACGCCCAAGCTCGACGACAAGGGGCGACTCACGTTGCCGGCAAAGTTTCGGGACGCACTGGCGGGAGGGGTCATGGTCACGAAGAGTCAGGACCACAGCCTGGCCGTGTATCCGCGCGAGGAGTTCGTGGCGCTCGCCCGCAAGGCGGCCGCCGCCTCCCGGAGCGATCCCGAGGCGCGCGCATTCGTCCGCTCGCTGGCCGCCGGAACGGACGAGCAGTTTCCCGATGCCCAGGGGCGCATCACCCTCTCGGCAGAACACCGCAGGTACGCGAGCCTCGCCAAGAACTGTGTGGTCACCGGGTCGGTCGACTTCCTCGAGATCTGGGATCTCGACGCCTGGGAGAACTACGTGGCCGAGAACGAGGAGAACTACTCGCAGGCGACCGGAGCCGGGATCGGCGACATCGTCTGA
- a CDS encoding DUF3040 domain-containing protein, translating into MPLSEHEQRMLDQIESALYAEDPKFASSVRGGRLRATSSRRRLQAVALFVLGLVLLIAGVALPIRLGGFPILSLFGFIVMFGAGVLLLWGGSGSKAEAEEDPADPSPSGGKPRGRSSGGRGGGAGRNKGGGFSSRMEDRFRKRFEQE; encoded by the coding sequence GTGCCACTCTCCGAGCACGAGCAGCGCATGCTCGACCAGATCGAGAGCGCTCTCTATGCCGAGGACCCCAAATTTGCCTCCAGTGTGCGAGGCGGTCGCCTGCGGGCGACCTCGAGTAGGCGCCGTCTGCAAGCCGTGGCCTTGTTCGTCCTGGGCCTCGTGCTACTCATCGCCGGCGTCGCCCTTCCGATCAGACTGGGCGGATTCCCGATCCTGAGTCTGTTCGGATTCATCGTCATGTTCGGTGCCGGAGTACTGCTCCTGTGGGGTGGGTCCGGATCGAAGGCCGAGGCGGAGGAGGATCCCGCGGATCCGTCGCCGTCCGGTGGGAAACCGCGCGGTCGCAGCAGCGGCGGCCGAGGCGGAGGAGCCGGGCGCAACAAGGGTGGTGGCTTCTCTTCTCGGATGGAAGACCGCTTCCGCAAACGGTTCGAACAGGAGTAG
- a CDS encoding SAV_6107 family HEPN domain-containing protein yields the protein MTDRTTPTRATSTRATPTRGVAPGANAPTPRAARELLARADLLLSESIGAHSPQDQFLGAYLAALRGAGAVLAAVEGPGGMRGSRTRNAWLRLAGAAPEFTAWADHFAGYSATRSAVEAGGARSLSGEEADRFFVDVGRFLHEVESFLVGSAQPDLRAS from the coding sequence GTGACCGATCGGACTACTCCTACCCGCGCTACTTCTACCCGCGCTACTCCCACACGCGGTGTCGCGCCCGGTGCGAACGCGCCCACGCCGCGCGCCGCACGAGAGCTGCTGGCGCGTGCGGATCTCCTGCTGTCCGAGTCCATCGGCGCCCACTCGCCCCAGGATCAGTTCCTCGGCGCGTACCTGGCGGCGCTGCGTGGAGCGGGGGCGGTGCTGGCGGCCGTGGAGGGGCCGGGTGGCATGCGGGGGAGTCGCACGCGCAACGCCTGGCTGAGGCTCGCCGGTGCGGCGCCCGAGTTCACGGCCTGGGCGGACCACTTCGCCGGATACTCGGCCACCCGCTCCGCCGTCGAGGCGGGCGGTGCCCGGTCGCTGTCGGGGGAGGAGGCAGACCGATTCTTCGTCGACGTCGGGCGTTTCCTCCACGAGGTGGAGTCCTTCCTCGTCGGGTCCGCGCAGCCGGATCTGCGTGCTTCGTGA
- the rsmH gene encoding 16S rRNA (cytosine(1402)-N(4))-methyltransferase RsmH, translating to MVDDEVNTPSPSGDQPSGDFGHVPVMLTRADELLGPAVVRDGEAGDGAVFVDGTLGLGGHSEHFLSTYPRLRLIGLDRDPKALAIAGERLGRFGDRVTLVRTRYDGIAEALEGAGLARTESVSAILFDLGVSSMQLDEADRGFAYSVDAPLDMRMDPTGGITAADVLNTYGHGDLARILKTYGEERFAGKIASEIIRQRERAPFSTSAELVELLYRAIPAATRRTGGHPAKRTFQALRIEVNSELDSLRAAVPAALDALEVGGRAVFMSYQSLEDRVVKAEITPRTKSRSPEGLPVELPGTGPEFRLLTRGAERASEQETEENPRSAPVRVRAVERIARRAA from the coding sequence ATGGTGGACGACGAGGTGAACACCCCCTCGCCTTCCGGCGACCAGCCCTCCGGGGACTTCGGCCATGTTCCGGTGATGTTGACCCGGGCCGACGAGTTGCTCGGGCCCGCAGTCGTCCGCGACGGCGAGGCCGGAGACGGTGCGGTCTTCGTCGACGGAACGCTCGGCCTCGGTGGTCATTCCGAACACTTCCTGAGCACCTACCCGCGGCTGCGCCTGATCGGTCTGGACCGAGACCCGAAGGCCCTCGCCATCGCGGGCGAGCGGCTGGGGCGCTTCGGCGACCGGGTCACGCTGGTGCGCACCCGCTACGACGGGATCGCCGAGGCGCTCGAGGGCGCAGGGCTCGCGCGCACCGAGTCGGTGTCCGCCATCCTGTTCGACCTCGGTGTCTCGTCGATGCAGCTCGACGAGGCGGACCGCGGGTTCGCGTACTCGGTGGACGCGCCGCTGGACATGCGGATGGACCCGACCGGGGGCATCACCGCCGCGGATGTGCTCAACACCTACGGTCACGGAGATCTGGCGCGAATCCTCAAGACCTACGGCGAGGAGCGATTCGCCGGAAAGATCGCCTCGGAGATCATCCGGCAACGTGAGCGCGCGCCGTTCTCGACCAGCGCCGAACTGGTCGAGTTGCTGTATCGGGCGATCCCGGCGGCGACTCGCCGTACCGGCGGGCACCCGGCCAAGCGCACGTTCCAGGCGTTGCGTATCGAGGTCAACTCCGAACTCGATTCGCTGCGTGCGGCGGTCCCGGCTGCTCTCGACGCCCTCGAGGTGGGAGGACGGGCCGTGTTCATGTCGTACCAGTCACTGGAAGACCGCGTCGTCAAGGCAGAGATCACCCCGCGAACCAAGTCGCGCAGCCCCGAGGGGCTGCCGGTCGAGTTGCCGGGGACGGGTCCGGAGTTCCGGCTGCTGACCCGGGGCGCCGAACGAGCGTCCGAGCAGGAAACAGAGGAGAACCCACGATCGGCGCCGGTACGGGTACGGGCCGTCGAGAGAATCGCCAGGAGGGCGGCATGA